One Brevibacillus choshinensis genomic window carries:
- a CDS encoding DUF4855 domain-containing protein translates to MSPYPSLSKGQIDQLFLAYTGYSIGTDGTPHYQFWEPTDFLPLLTHTDEVTGCVDGTMFTDFLFLALGILNESGEGRFLPRNEKAPANWNEWVRYQNELFLCDRNLDALCQAVQRSSLSSTNVWIALPYPNPQIFPSDHLRIRAVVEWICLFLENWSNRPLKCCLNLKGFYWLQESLYEYGGAFDDRFVMTEVNREIHACKENGVPLQSIWIPYQLANGWNEWRSLGFDLAFLQPNAYFNPQRSISQAAASAYENDMGVMIEFDLAVTYDQAKREKLLEYLRLGATGGTDAQGRYFGPYGYESPLAWYTGGWFFGKNGRKQAMVSLYQSKDPLYDVIFRYLNGITE, encoded by the coding sequence GTGTCTCCATATCCTTCTTTGAGCAAAGGACAGATCGATCAGCTGTTTCTCGCCTATACGGGTTACAGCATTGGTACGGATGGTACGCCTCACTATCAGTTTTGGGAGCCTACTGATTTTCTTCCACTCCTGACACATACGGATGAAGTCACCGGCTGCGTGGACGGAACGATGTTTACCGATTTTTTGTTTCTCGCACTGGGAATCTTGAATGAATCCGGCGAAGGCCGATTCCTGCCTCGTAACGAGAAAGCCCCCGCCAATTGGAACGAATGGGTGCGGTACCAAAACGAGCTTTTTTTGTGCGATCGGAACCTCGATGCACTGTGTCAGGCAGTTCAAAGATCCTCTCTTTCTTCCACGAACGTCTGGATCGCTCTCCCCTATCCCAATCCTCAAATCTTTCCGAGTGATCACCTTCGCATCCGGGCTGTCGTCGAGTGGATTTGCCTGTTCCTAGAAAATTGGTCAAACCGTCCATTGAAATGCTGCCTGAATCTAAAAGGCTTCTATTGGCTGCAAGAGAGCCTGTACGAGTATGGAGGCGCATTCGATGACCGTTTTGTCATGACTGAGGTGAATCGGGAAATCCATGCTTGCAAAGAAAACGGGGTTCCCCTGCAGTCGATCTGGATTCCCTATCAGCTGGCGAACGGATGGAACGAATGGCGATCCTTGGGCTTTGACCTCGCCTTTCTGCAGCCCAATGCGTACTTCAATCCCCAACGCAGCATCAGTCAAGCCGCGGCATCTGCCTATGAGAACGACATGGGAGTCATGATCGAGTTCGACTTGGCCGTCACATATGATCAAGCGAAGCGCGAGAAATTGCTCGAGTATTTACGCCTGGGGGCAACAGGCGGAACGGATGCACAAGGACGGTATTTTGGGCCCTACGGATACGAATCCCCTCTCGCGTGGTATACAGGAGGCTGGTTCTTTGGCAAAAACGGCAGAAAACAGGCTATGGTCAGTCTGTACCAGTCAAAAGATCCTCTCTACGACGTGATTTTCCGATATCTCAATGGAATTACGGAGTAG